The Gammaproteobacteria bacterium genome includes a region encoding these proteins:
- a CDS encoding prephenate dehydrogenase/arogenate dehydrogenase family protein yields MKRQQTLANRVAILGLGLIGGSLALALKRAAAVSEIVAWGRNQQRLDKAIEMGIVDRATTDMAAAIAGADVIVIATPLGTMSAVLDQLVAVLPSDMANNVTITDVGSAKVRLIELAKSRLNERFSRFVPGHPVAGAEHSGFEAATADLYEKRRVVLTPVSDTDATAVQLVTELWQCCGAELVIMDAQSHDDLLALTSHLPHVVAYLLVDLLVQQGGQDARQFAAGGFYDITRIASSNPEMWRDIFNDNSDSVVKLLDHYIDGLSAFKQAIADGDDEALMQVMQRAKSARDGLV; encoded by the coding sequence ATGAAACGTCAACAGACCCTAGCTAACCGTGTTGCCATCCTTGGACTCGGCCTGATTGGCGGGTCTTTAGCTTTAGCCTTAAAACGTGCTGCTGCGGTATCAGAGATTGTTGCTTGGGGCAGGAACCAGCAGCGTCTTGATAAAGCGATTGAGATGGGTATTGTTGATCGAGCAACAACGGATATGGCCGCTGCCATCGCAGGGGCGGACGTTATTGTGATTGCGACCCCCTTAGGCACGATGTCAGCTGTGCTTGACCAGCTTGTTGCTGTGTTGCCAAGTGATATGGCCAATAATGTAACAATCACTGATGTAGGTAGTGCAAAAGTACGTTTGATCGAATTGGCAAAATCCCGATTGAATGAAAGATTCTCCAGATTTGTTCCAGGGCACCCCGTTGCAGGCGCAGAGCATAGTGGTTTTGAAGCAGCCACAGCAGACTTATATGAAAAACGCCGTGTAGTGCTAACGCCAGTGAGTGATACAGATGCTACAGCAGTACAGTTGGTGACTGAGCTGTGGCAGTGTTGTGGTGCAGAGCTGGTGATTATGGATGCGCAATCTCATGATGATCTGTTGGCACTAACCAGTCATTTGCCACACGTGGTGGCGTATTTGCTGGTTGATTTATTGGTACAACAAGGTGGCCAGGATGCACGCCAGTTTGCGGCAGGTGGTTTTTATGATATTACGCGCATTGCCTCTAGCAACCCCGAGATGTGGCGTGATATTTTTAATGATAATAGCGATAGTGTGGTGAAATTATTGGATCATTACATCGACGGGTTAAGCGCTTTCAAGCAAGCCATTGCTGACGGTGATGATGAGGCGTTGATGCAAGTCATGCAGCGCGCTAAATCAGCACGAGATGGCCTAGTTTAA